A stretch of the Archangium violaceum genome encodes the following:
- a CDS encoding glutathione S-transferase family protein, producing the protein MKLYYYPKSRAAISKWMLDESGAKYELVPIDFEKREHKSPEFLKINPSGKLPALVDGEARVFEGAAICMYIAEKYPEANLAPKPGTPERGRYLSLMVYSTSQLEPAMGDKLMKVETLPQRGWTDFETVLNVVEGELGKGPYLFGDWFTAADVMIGSMFIWMRIWGTKTGRPTIDAYVDRLQARPHCMKMG; encoded by the coding sequence ATGAAGCTCTACTACTACCCCAAGAGCCGTGCGGCGATCAGCAAGTGGATGCTCGATGAGAGCGGAGCGAAGTACGAGCTCGTGCCCATCGACTTCGAGAAGCGCGAACACAAGTCGCCGGAGTTCCTGAAGATCAACCCCTCCGGCAAGCTGCCGGCGCTGGTGGATGGCGAGGCGCGGGTGTTCGAGGGCGCGGCCATCTGTATGTACATCGCGGAGAAGTACCCCGAGGCCAACCTCGCGCCGAAGCCGGGCACGCCGGAACGGGGGCGCTACCTGTCCCTGATGGTGTACTCGACGTCGCAGCTCGAGCCCGCGATGGGCGACAAGCTCATGAAGGTGGAGACGCTGCCCCAGCGCGGCTGGACGGACTTCGAAACCGTGTTGAACGTGGTCGAGGGCGAGCTGGGCAAGGGGCCCTACCTGTTCGGCGACTGGTTCACCGCGGCCGATGTGATGATCGGCTCGATGTTCATCTGGATGCGCATATGGGGGACGAAGACCGGCCGGCCCACGATCGATGCCTATGTCGATCGGCTGCAGGCCCGCCCCCACTGCATGAAGATGGGCTGA
- a CDS encoding VOC family protein: protein MLKIRHIDHVVLRVSDVKRMMDFYMDVIGCSLEKIQEESGLYQVRAGSSLIDLIPVDGRLGRMGGAAPGKEGRNLDHFCLRIDPFDADEIIPYLKSKGVDPGKVESRYGAEGEGPSIYVTDPEGNVVELKGAPYPRSSSSPDSR, encoded by the coding sequence ATGCTGAAGATAAGACATATCGATCATGTCGTGTTGAGGGTGTCTGATGTCAAGCGCATGATGGATTTCTATATGGACGTCATCGGCTGCTCTCTCGAGAAGATCCAGGAGGAGTCCGGCCTGTACCAGGTGCGGGCGGGGAGCTCGCTCATCGACTTGATCCCCGTGGATGGCCGGCTTGGACGGATGGGGGGGGCGGCACCAGGGAAGGAAGGTCGCAACCTCGACCATTTCTGTCTGAGGATCGACCCGTTCGATGCGGACGAGATCATTCCGTATCTGAAGAGCAAGGGCGTCGACCCCGGGAAGGTGGAATCCCGGTACGGGGCCGAAGGCGAGGGACCGTCGATCTATGTGACGGATCCCGAGGGAAATGTCGTGGAGCTGAAAGGTGCTCCGTACCCCCGGTCCTCCTCATCCCCGGACAGCCGCTGA